The Chiroxiphia lanceolata isolate bChiLan1 chromosome 4, bChiLan1.pri, whole genome shotgun sequence genome includes the window CCCCAAGGGTGACCCCAAGGGTGAGCCCAGGGGTGGAGTCAGAGGATCTCCTGCACATGGAAGGTTCAGAGGGAATGGGGTGACCCCAGGGGTCCGTCCCCGCAGAAGGGCACCTCTGCCAGGGGTGCAGCCCCTCGAGGggagctcccccagccccctcgGCTCCCACAGGCTGCAAACAGCCGGAATCGCTGACGTGGGAAAACaggatgggaaaggggaagcGGGGGCAGCTGCGCTTTCCCTTCGCCGTTCGCGGCTCATTTCGGTCTCGCTTTCGCCTGGTTTAACCCCGGACAGGGCTCAGGCACAGCCCAAACCGCGGCTGAGCCGGGCTTAGGGGACATTGCGGGTCGGGGACCCCTGGGACGGGATGGGCTgggccgggacccccccggctcacctgggagctgctgcccgGAGCGCGGGGCAGGGTCGGGGTCCTCCTCCGCGGTCACCCCCTCGGGTGGCATCTCCTCGGGTGTCCCCTCCTCGGGTGTCCCCTCCTCGGGTGTCCCCTCCTGGGCCGCCCCGAGCGGGCTGAGCCGCCTCGGCCGCgccttctcctgctgcccctgagGGGGAGAGAGACCCCCCGTCCCAGGATCGGGGTTTCCAGAGCACCCCCCGAGCCCGCCGTGCAGGGGGGATGCCCTGGCACCCCTGTGCCCTCGAGGGGAGGGTGGTGGGGTGGTTGCCCCCCCTACCTGTGCCACAAAGGCCTGGACTCGCTGccggcacagctgctccagctccacctCCGCCTCCagtgcctccagctctgccagcagtgcctgcGATGCTGCCGGGGGCACACGGGGGTTTGGGTGCCCTCCAGGCCCCCAGTGCGGgtcctgcccacagccccccacaCCCAGtggctggcagagcccagccaggtcacccaggagcagggctggcacccgACTccgtgccagggcagggattttCCCACTGGCACCGTCACTGTCAGGGTctgtgaggggctgcagctgccccgAGACCCCcacagggatgtgccagggTGGGGCACAGAGATGGGACACAGgggtgggacacagggatgggacacagggatgtgccagggTGGGACACAGGGGTGGGACAGAGGAGTGGGACACTGGGGTGGGACGCAGAGATGGGACACAGGGgtggggcacaggggtgggaCAGACGAGTGGGACACTGGGGTGGGACAcaggggtgggacagggctcACCTTCCTCGAGCTGTGCCAGCCGCCCCTCGGCATTGCCCAGCTCCGGGTCGAGGAGTGGGTGCAGCTGGGGGAGAAACGGGCATGAGGAACTGGGTTGGCACAGCATTCCATTGGCACAGCATTCCATTGGCACAGCATTCCATTGGCACAGCATTCCATAGGCCTAGCTTGGCCTTGGCAGGGTATTGCATTGGCACAGCACGGCTTTGGCATGGCGTGGAAACGACGCGGCACCGCATGGCACTGGGGTGGCACTCCATTGGCACAGCATTGATTGGCAGGGCACTGTTTTGGCACGGCAGTGACACAGCATTCCATTGGCATGGCAGTGCCTTGGGATGGCGTTGGCACGGCCCTGCTTTGGCGTGGcatggcactggcacagcatTCCGTTGTCACAGCGTTCCATTGGCACAACATTCCACTGGCACAGTGTTCCACTGGCACAGCGTTCCATTTGCATGGTCCTATGTCGCCATAGCATTCCATCGGCAGGGCATTGCgttggcagagcagggaagggagcaggcGAGACCTTCCATTGGCACGGCATTCCATTGGCATTCCACTGGCATTCCACTGGCATTCCATTGCCACAGGCGCTGCCAGGTCTCTGGATGAGCCCCGAGCCACCCGGACgctgccagtgctggggacGCTGTGCCTGTGCCACCCCCGGGGatgctgtgtctgtgccaccCCCGGGGACCTTGTGTCTGTGCCACCCCCGGGCTCAGCCCCCGGAGCCGGGACACCCAGCCGGGATGGGGGGGACCCGGGGGACACCCGCCCTTCACCCCCCTCGAGTTATGGGGGCGGGAGGGGGAAATCCAACAGAAAACGATTCTGGAAGCGATACCTGTCCCGTAGCTGTCTCtgcatcctcctcttcctcctcctcctctgcgCTGCTCCCGGACTCCAGGATGGCTGCAGGGAACCGGCCCAGGGGTGTGGGGGGAGACGGGGGGCGAGGGGGGTGACACGGGGGCCAGGGGGGTGACACGGGGGCCTGGCCGGTCCCCGGCAGCCCTGGGTGTCCCCGCGGGGCGCTGGGGTGAAGGATCTGGGGGAGGGGATGCTGTGAGACCCCCCCACGTACTGGGGGAAGCGGCCCCGGGGACAGTCACAGGGGGGCCGGGGGTCCCCGATGCTGGGCCTGGGGACAGCCCTTGTCTCCAAGCGTTCCGGGGTCCTCGCGGTAcgggggaatttggggggggggctgtTTACCCGGCTccccccaggcagctcccagaggGGCTGAGGCGCATCCCGGCCTCCCACCCTTCCCGGAATCCCCAATCGGGTGGGGCATGAGCTCTGGAATGTAAATCCCACCCGTCTCCTTcgcttccttcctccccccccccccactttgtaatccacccccctccccaccccggACCTCACACCCCCCGTGGGACCCGCGGTGCTGTGAGTGAagacccccaggaccctccgCTGGGGAGAGAAAatccccctccagccccagttCTGGGCTGGTCTCACTCCCTGCAAACCCTCTCCCACTGGAGAGAACTGGGAACCTTCTGGAGGCCACGGTGGTGGCCACAGGGACAGACAggcaggcagacagacagacagaccccCGGACACgcctgagccccccccccgATCTCCCGAGGCCGGACCTTACCTGCGAGGGGCCCCCCGAGCCCTTGCCTGGCCCCGGCCATGGTGGGGGCTGCGGCCCCGACCCCACAGAGCGGggggagctgcccctgcccctgcccctgccccggctctgccacctcctctcGCCGCTGCAGGGAAGTGAAACCGCCCCCTGACTCCCCCGGGAGGGGGGACCCCGATCCGGGCAGGGGGGAACCGAAACCTGCCCCGCCCCAGCCGCGGGTGCTCGGgctggggaggtgctgggacCCTGCCCAGGGAGCTCTGCGGGACCCTCATGGCATGGGCACCCCCCAGGGCACCCAAAATATGGAAATGGGGGGGTTTGAGGAGATGCAGCTCAGTGGGGGGATGTGTGTGGCTGCCTGTACCTCTGCCTGCACCTCTGCTTGCACCCCTGCCTGCATTGGGCAGCACAGactgggcaggggctgctgctccacagagcACCCCGGGGTCTCCAGGGATCTCCAGGGATCTCCAGGGATCTCCAGggatccctgggctgggaagggcagggccacagagggagcagcagagcacagggggTTGGTACCACAGCGCTTTATTCCCCAAGGAAAGGAGGTTCCTCCCGGTCCCGGGACACCCTCGGTGCCCCCCCGGCAGCCCGGCCCAGGCAGCCCCTCCGGGGGCCCTCGGGTGCTCcggggggatctggggggtcACAGGGCCGTGCCCACCGGGCCCTGCCCGGGCACCTTGGCCTCGCGGGGGTAGAACTCGGCCAGGATGTTCTCCGGGATCCgcttcagcagctgcttgggGAAGATGcgcaggagctgccagcccaggTCCAGGGACTCGAAGATGCTCCGGTTCTCGTAGGGGCCTGGCAAGGCAGGGAGGGCGGTGCAGGAGccggggggtgccggggggcagccccagcccccagccccccatgCGGGGCCCCCCGTGCGGGGCCCCCCGCTCACCCTGGGAGATGAACTGCTTCTCGAACTTGTGCAGGAACTCCAGGTACAGCAGGTCATCGGCAGACAGAGCCTCCTCCCCCACCACCGCCTTCATGGCCTGCACGTCCTTCCCGATGGCATAGCAGGCGTACTGGGAGAGCCATGGGACACGGGAATGGGGGGGCTTGGGAGGGGCCTCAGAGCccacccagggacaccttccagcaggCCAGgttggccttggacactcccagggatccaggggcagccacagcttctctgggcaacctgggccagggtcttccctcacagggaaggattccttcccaagaTCCCATTTAAATCTCCCCTCTTCCATTTAggagccattccctgtgtgctgtccctccctcccttgtccccagtccctctccagctctcctggagccccttcaggccctgccaggggctctcagctctccctggagccttctcttctccaggggaacccccccagctctcccaccctggctccagagcagaggggctccagccctggcagcatctccagggcctcctctggactctctccagcagctccacgtcctcctgctgctgttcccagggttggagcagctctgcaggggggtctcagctgagcccccccagtgAGGGGCAGAGGGTTCTGAAGGGacaaaccaacccccccccagtgtcccccagccctCACCAGCTGGTTGGAGACGTCCCCGTGGTCCTTCCTGGTCATTCCCTCCCCGATGGCCGATTTCATCAGCCGGGACAGGGACGGCAGGACGTTGATGGGGGGGTAGATCTGCAGGGTGAGAGGGACCCCAATGTACACCTGTCCAGcacccaccccctgccctggccaccCCCACCCTGCTGCTCCGGGGTGGTCTCTGGGCCCCCAATCCGACCCTGGAGCCGGGAAGGGGCTCGGGAACGAACCTGCCGGTTGTGGAGTTGCCGGTCCACGTAGATCTGCCCCTCGGTGATGAAACCCGTCAGGTCGGGGATGGGGTGGGTGATGTCTGGGGGGGAACCAGGGTGCTGTGAGCCCCCCCCGTGGGTGTGGCTGCTCGGGACACGGCCGTGCCCCATGTCGGGGGTCACAGGGGCAGCACGGCCCCCCTGGGGCTGCTATGGGGGGTCTCGGTGTCACCCCCTGCCCAGGAGCCGGGCACCCCAAGGGGAACTGATGAAGGGTGGCTTGGCTGGTTTGTGTCCCCTCTGGGGCACCCGGGCAGGTGGGGTGTCCTGGGGCACCCGTGGGTGCTCCCCATGTCCCCCAACCCCACCCTTTGGTTGATACCCTTCTCCCGCTTGGGGGGCCCAGAGGGGTGATTTGGGGGGGACAATAACCCCAAAGCACCCCAGTGAGCACCCAGGGCTTCACCACCCCAGGAGCTCCCAAAAACCGGGTTGGAACAATCCGGcatttcccagccctgcagtgtccTGGCTTGGGGAAGACCCAGCCCCGCCGCATCCCCAGAGTCCCCCCTGCGTCCCCAGAGTCCCCCCACATCCCCGGtgccccctgtgtccccagagtCCCCCCGTGTTCCCAGAATCCCCTCCCCGTCCCcggtgccccccgtgccccccagaGTCCTCTCTGCGTCCCCAGAGTCCCCCCCGCGTCCCCAGagtccccccgtgtccccggtgccccccgtgccccgcTGACCGTCGTTGGGCATGGTGAGGATGGGGATCTGGGTGATGGAGCCGTTCCTGCCCTCCACCCGCCCCGCCCGCTCGTAGATGGTGGCCAGGTCCGTGTACATGTAGCCCGGGAAGCCGCGCCGGCCCGGAACCTCCTCCCGGGCTGCCGACACCTGCAGGGGGGGCTgcgctggggctgggggggttccagcaccccaaaaaccccGGGAACACCGGGGGACATCAGTGCCACAAGTGCCCCGGGCACCCCCAGCAACCCGAGCGCCCTGAGCACCCCAAGAGCCCTGGGAACCCCAGATATCCTGGGCACCCCAAGAGCCCTGGGAACCCCAGGTGtcctgggcaccccaaaaaccctGGGAACCCCACGTGTCCTGGGCACTCTGAGCATCCCGAACACCCCAAGAACCCCAGATGTCCTGGGCGCCCAAGGTACTCCCAGCACCCTGGACACCCTGAGCACCCCCggcaccccaaaatcccctgggcaccccaggTGTGCTGGACACCCCGAGTATCCCAAACACCCCAAGAACCCTGGGAAGCCCAAgcaccccaaacaccccaaaaccacaagCACCCTTGGAACCACTGTCCCAGGCAGCCTAAGTACCCCAAGCTCCCCAGGCACCATAAGAACCCCAGGCACCCCAGGTACCCCAGGTTTCCTGGgcaccctgggcaccccaagCACGGCAGGCACCCCAAACACCCCGGGGACTCCAGGTAGCCCAAGTACCCCAATTACTTGGGCACCCCGAGCAGCCCGAGtcccctgggcaccccaggCTCCCCAACAGGCCCGTCCCCATCCCCTACCAGCCGGGGAGGACCCAGGGGACAGAATGGGGACagtccccatcccctgccagcTGGGGAGGACCCAGGGGACAGAATGGGGACAGTCCCCATCCCCTGTCAGCCGAGGAGGACCcggggcacagggacagtcccCGCTGACCTCCCGCAGGGCCTCGGCGTAGGAGCTCATGTCGGTCAGGATCACCAGCACGTGCTTCTCGCACTGGTAGGCCAGGAACTCGGCCGTGGTGAGCGCCAGGCGGGGGGTGATGATCCTCTCGATCCTgccgggcacggggggcacCCCCGGGGCACGGTCAGTCCCCGCAGAGCAGGTCCGGGGGGACcgggagggcaggaggggggtcCCCCCGCTTCTGCAgcccccggggcagggctggatcTCAGGGAGGGACCCGCAGCTTTGGGGTCCCAGAATAGCCCCCCCCGACCCACCTGAGGGTGGGCAGGGCCTcgtggggggagaggaggggggagaggagagagagagaggagagaggagaaagagaggagaaaggagagggagaaaggagagggagaaaggagagggagaaaggagagggagaaaggagagggagaaaggagagggagaaaggagaggaaggaggaaagggaaaaggaaaaggagagagaggagaaagagagggagaaaggccaaggagaagagagaaggagaaagaaaatggaggaaaatggagaagacaagaaggagaaagagggaggagggagaaggagggagaaggaaaaggagaaggaggaaggaggaggaggaaggagaagaagaaggaaaaaggagaaggaaggagaaagaataagaaagaaggaggaggaggagggaaaagtgagaaggagaagggaaaaggaggagaaaggaggagggagaaggaaaaggagaaggaagaaggaggaggaggagcgggtGCCGGAGCCAGGGGAGTGTCTCACGTGGGGTCGTTGGCCAGGTTGAGGAACAGGCACACGTTCTCCATGGAGCCGTTCTCCTCAAAGTCCGACTTGAAGAACCGGGCGGTCTCCATGTTCACCTGCCCGGGGCGGGGACAGCGCTCAGCGGGGCCGGGGACACCGGGCCAGGGCGGGGCAGAGCTGCGGCTGTGccggggctgtccctgctcacccccATGGCGGCGAAGACGATGGCGAAGTTGTCCTCGTGGTAATCCACCACATCCTTGGACTTCTTCACCAGCCCCGCCTGGCGACAGATCTGCGCCGCGATCTGGGGGGGACAGAGGAGGGGGCAGCACGGACCCCCCGGAGGGGACACGGCCCCCCCGGGACCGGGACACGGCCCCGTGGCAGCGGGGACAGGGCACGGAGACAGGAGAGGGCACCCCAGGAGGGACCCCCGCACCCCCAGCTGCCCGCCCAGCCCACGGGGGGTGCCCCCCCAAGGGTCGGGGGGCAGTGGGATGTCCCCCTCCCTGTGACACCATCGTACCGTGCCCGTGGTCACCCTCTGCTGTCACCGCCCAGCTgtttccatcccatcccatcccatccccctCCGGCActtccagcccctcctgctctgcccccccGTGTCACGGCCGCCCCCCGGGGATTTGGGGTactctgcagccccccagcccggTCTGGGCTCCCACATGAGCCCAgattcccttcccccccagcTCTTGGTGCTCAGGGTTTGCTTCCCCCTCGGTGTGTCAGCAGAGACCGAGGCACGGGCTGCCGGGGCTCCCCTGGGACAGGAGAGAGGCTCCAGCCCCCCCAgatccctcctcctgcccccccgGGCCCCCACCTCGTTGTGGGGCAGCCCGGCAGCAGAGAAGATGGGGATCTTCTGCCCGCGGGCGATGCTGTTCATGACGTCGATGGGCGAGATCCCGGTCTGGATCATCTCCTCGGGGTAGATGCGCCCGTGGGGGTTGATGGGCTGGCCTGGAGCGGGACAGGGACGGGGGGCACCCCGGAAAGGGGGAGTCATGGAATGGGGccggttggaagggaccttaaagcccatccgGTTCCACCcggggacacctcccaccagcccgcgttgctccaagccccgtccgGCACGGCCCTGCACACTGCCGGGGGTGGGGCGGCCTCATTCGCCCCGGTGGGTGCCAAAAATTAGGGAACAAATTCTGGAGAtaaggagggagcagctcctggggcagcatccccagccctggggtgggaCAGGCACCGCCCTGGCACTCGGACacccccctgggcacccccgTGGGGACGGATGGAGGGATGGACAGACGGATGGAGGgttggagggagggatggaaggaaggacggacggatggagggagggatggaaggatggacGGGCggatggagggatggggtgACACCACGGGGTCGCTCTGACCACCAGCGCTACCCCCCGTGCCAGGCTGTCCCCGAGTCCCTCCCGCACTCCCGGGGccggccggggcagccccgcggggccggAGCCGTCACCGTTGATGTCCAGGAAGTCCTCGGCCATCACCGGGGGGCCGCTGTCGATGGGTTTGGCGGAGCCGTTGAACACCCGACCTGCAAGGACAGAGGGGTTCGTCCCTGCCCGGGGCCACCAgccggggtggggggaggcTGCCGGGGGGCACCTGCCGGCCCGTGGGCGTGGGGCAGGGTCCCCATCCCGATCCCAGTCCCCATCCCGATCCCGGTCCCCATCCCGATCCCGGTCCCCAGCGCTCCCACAGGACACCCCTGGGGTGCCCAGAGGGGACACCGGTACCGGTGCTGGGGCGCTGtgggtggggagcagaggaatTGGCACCAGGGGGGCTGTGGGTACCCCCAGACCCCATCCCAGGGAACGAGGTGTGCCCGTGTCACCGCGCGGGGTGGGCGGTGTCACCCGGGGGCTGGGTGACACCACGGCTCTCGTggcaggaaggtgccagccCATGGGGACGAGAGCCCCGGGACCCCCTTCCCATGTCCCCAGCCACCCCATCACCTCTCCCTTGGGGTCCCCGGCTCCTGGGAGGGGGGGTGACACCGAGAGCCCCCCCGCCTGCCCGAGGGGGGGGTCACACGGCATTACCGCTCCCTCTCAGCCTCATCGACCGGCTCGGAGCCGCGGCATCGATCGCCACGAAGCCGCTGCGCCCACACGCCGcctcccccccggcccccccccgccccgctgccgCCCCACGGGACGTTCTGCCGGTCCCCAGCAGGGCCGGGGACACGTCACGGGTGTCAGAGCGGATCAGGGTGATGGCAGGGCCGGGGCGCCGAGCGCGGAGCATGAAAGGTCAGCGGGCACGGCAgagccgcggccccggccccgagCCCGCGCGGGGACAGGGGGGACCGGCCAGGGAGGGGGGACCCCGGCCAGGGAGGGGGGACCCCGGCCAGGGAGGGGGGACCCCGGCCAGGGCTGAGGGGCGGCACTGCGGGAGCGCTGGGGGGACGCGCTGGCCGACCCTGTACGGGGACAGACGGAccctggctgtggggagctgggggtcTCTTGCTGGGTGAGGAGGGGGTCCCTGGCTGCGGAAGAAGGGGTccctggctggggcaggaggggtcTCTGGCTGGGGCAGAATGGGGGTCCCTGGCTGTTGGGAGCTGGGGGTccctggctggggaaggaggggtcTCTAGCTGGGGTAGAATGGGGGTCCCTGGCTGCGGGAGCAGGGGTCCCCGGCTGGGGGAAGCGGAGCAGGTCCCTCCCCGTGCCCGGCCGTCACCGCTGGCAGCCGAACCGCGCTCGACACGTGCCCTTTGCGCTGCCCTTtgcggcggggcgcgggcgcTGCCGAGCCCCGGGCACCGGGATCCGTCCACGGCGGGATGGAGATCGCGGCAGACACGCGGCCCCCGGACCATGGAGCGGCACAGGAGCCCAGGGTCCCCGTCCCCCCCGCGACCCCGAGTGACCCCCGTCACCGGCCGTGACCCCTCTGGCGCTGGGGGACACTCAGGAACCTCTAACgtggtttgggggggttgaACACCCCcgggggaggctgggggggctcagggggggctGCCGGCACCCAGCTGTGCAGGGGGtctgtggggatggaggggggctCACACCCGGCCATAATGAATCCCAGAccggtttgggtgggaagggaccttaaatcccatccagtcccacccctgccatgggcagggccacctcccactatcccgggttgctccaagccttgtccagcctggctttggacacttccagggatgggagggTCATGTACTCAGCCCCAGAGCTGAACCCACCCCCCAAACATCCCCAAACTGCCCCTCCTGGGTGACCCCCCACCCACGCCCCGAGCTGTGCCTGGGCTCAGCCGCGGGCGGGGCTTACCCAGCATGTCCTCGGACACGGGGGTGCGCAGGATGTCCCCCGTGAACTCGCAGGAGGTTTGCTTGGCGTCGATCCCAGATGTTCCCTCAAACACCTGCGGAGCCCCCGGGGCAGCGGGCGGGTGGGGGGCAATTAGTGGGGATTAATGGACACGGAGGGGAGGGGGTGTGCGGGGGGATGTGATCCGCGCTCACCCGAACCCCCCCCCGGGGAGGAGAGACAAAAGAAGGGGGGGAGCCCTCGGGGTTAAGAAAACCCCCTTCtgaggggctctggggagggggaacCCCGAAGAGGGGGGGGATCCCGCTCCCTTATGCAGCGCCCAGGGCAGGGCGGGGAAGCCAAAGGCTTTTTGTTTGATCAGTGTAATATTTGACATCATTTGTATTAATTAACCTCCAAATCGTTGCTTTAATTGGAGCCGGGTGGCCCctggggggggggcgggggacACCGACGGGTCTGAGGGGGGGCGATGGCCGCAGCCCCCCGCGGGGCTGCAGGTGCTGCGGGTCACCCCCAACAACGCCGGGTCTGCGAAAagctcattttcttcccttttatccctgtttccccccctttccccccgaGCCTGACTCCCTAATAGGATTAAAAGGGCATCACAGAGACGCAGGTGCCATTAGAGGAGTGATTTTGGGCAGCTGCGCAGCCCCCCCGAGccctgggggaggggggggggctggTTTAGGGGGGATCCGGCGTAATTAGGCAGGATGACCCCAAAcagtcccagtgtccccagggagcccccAGTGCCCCGGACTGGGGGTACCCCAGAACCCACCGCCCGTCCCAGTCGGGGCCCCACTGGGGGCCGATGGTGAGGGGGGGGCTTGGCAGGGGGTCCCGGGTTTTCCTGCGGGGATGGAGCGGGAGGTCGGTGGGGGGGACGTGGGGATAAGGGATGGGGACAACACCTGTCCCAGGACAATCCGGGACAACACAAATCCCGGGAGCCCCCTGCCTGTCCCGGGATATCCCCTGTCCCCGGGCACTTGTACCGGGACACTGCCCGTGCCAGGACATCGCCCATTCCAGGACACCACCCGCCCCAGGACAGTGCTCATCCCAGGACACCGCGTGTCCCAGGACATCGCCCATTCCAGGACACCACCCGCCCCAGGACACTGCTCATCCCAGAACACTGCGTGTCCCAGGACATCGCTCATCCCAGGACAGTGCTCATCCCAGGACATCGCTCATCCCAGGACACCGCGTGTCCCAGGACAGTGCTCATCCCAGGACACCGCGTGTCCCAGGACAGCGGGTCTGCAGCCCGACAGCGCTGGGACAAGGACGCGGCAGCTACCGCTGGAGGGGGACAGAGCCCCGGGACAGAGCCCTGGGACAGATTCCTGGGACAGAGCCCCGGGACAGATCCTTGGGACAGATCCCTGGGACAGATCTCCGGGACAGATCCCTGGGACAGAGCCCCGGGACACATTCCCGGGCCGTGGGGTCCCGCGTGTCCCCCGGGCTCACCTGGACGATGGCTTTGGAGCCCATCACCTCCAGCACCTGCCCGCTGCGGGTGCTGCCGTTGGGCAGCGTGAAGTTCACGATCTCGGCGTACTGGGCGAACTGcggggacagggcaggggggagTTGGGGCGGGGGGCTCCTCTGTGACCCCCCAGCCCGCCCCTGCCCCCCCAaccctgccaggctgccccATTTCCCCTCCCGAGGGGCGGGTTTGTGCTCCCCGAGGCCACCGCACACCGaggggggacacgggacagCGCTGGGGGTCGGGGGAAggtgctgcctgtccctgccccgtCCTGGAGCCGCTCCAGGCTCTGCACCGCTCCTGCCTCGGTTTCCACAACACTGGGCAATGCTCCCAACAATGGGGACAGTCCCGGTACCGCCAATTCACACAGTCCCTGCCAGGCACGGGGCCACCATGGTGCCACCTCGCACTGGCCACGGGGACGAGTGGGACTCGGCACCCCAGGGGATACCACCCACCCTCCC containing:
- the ATP6V1B1 gene encoding V-type proton ATPase subunit B, kidney isoform isoform X1, with the protein product MAATKAPAVAAALAAAREHGLAVSRDYSSNPRLTYRTVCGVNGPLVVLDNVKFAQYAEIVNFTLPNGSTRSGQVLEVMGSKAIVQVFEGTSGIDAKQTSCEFTGDILRTPVSEDMLGRVFNGSAKPIDSGPPVMAEDFLDINGQPINPHGRIYPEEMIQTGISPIDVMNSIARGQKIPIFSAAGLPHNEIAAQICRQAGLVKKSKDVVDYHEDNFAIVFAAMGVNMETARFFKSDFEENGSMENVCLFLNLANDPTIERIITPRLALTTAEFLAYQCEKHVLVILTDMSSYAEALREVSAAREEVPGRRGFPGYMYTDLATIYERAGRVEGRNGSITQIPILTMPNDDITHPIPDLTGFITEGQIYVDRQLHNRQIYPPINVLPSLSRLMKSAIGEGMTRKDHGDVSNQLYACYAIGKDVQAMKAVVGEEALSADDLLYLEFLHKFEKQFISQGPYENRSIFESLDLGWQLLRIFPKQLLKRIPENILAEFYPREAKVPGQGPVGTAL
- the ATP6V1B1 gene encoding V-type proton ATPase subunit B, kidney isoform isoform X2; the protein is MGSKAIVQVFEGTSGIDAKQTSCEFTGDILRTPVSEDMLGRVFNGSAKPIDSGPPVMAEDFLDINGQPINPHGRIYPEEMIQTGISPIDVMNSIARGQKIPIFSAAGLPHNEIAAQICRQAGLVKKSKDVVDYHEDNFAIVFAAMGVNMETARFFKSDFEENGSMENVCLFLNLANDPTIERIITPRLALTTAEFLAYQCEKHVLVILTDMSSYAEALREVSAAREEVPGRRGFPGYMYTDLATIYERAGRVEGRNGSITQIPILTMPNDDITHPIPDLTGFITEGQIYVDRQLHNRQIYPPINVLPSLSRLMKSAIGEGMTRKDHGDVSNQLYACYAIGKDVQAMKAVVGEEALSADDLLYLEFLHKFEKQFISQGPYENRSIFESLDLGWQLLRIFPKQLLKRIPENILAEFYPREAKVPGQGPVGTAL